A genomic stretch from Anaerolineae bacterium includes:
- the selD gene encoding selenide, water dikinase SelD → MAPEALAQVLRPLHNLFHNGSNPPQLLVGLGVAGDDAAIYQLTPNQAIINTIDFFTPVVDDPYDYGVIAAANAMSDVYAMGGEVIFALNVGAFPASMEPAIIAEILRGGAEKVIEAGGVIAGGHTVTDDEPKYGLAVTGVVHPERFFTKGGAQPGDALVLTKPLGTGAISTALKGGIANPAHVSKMIETMKQLNRQASQAVQAVGNVKSATDITGFGLLGHALEMAEASACKFILEMNQIPLLDGAMAYAADFIFPGGMANNKMYFEKQVTFAPAIPEHQQWLLWDPQTSGGLLLAIPAAQLSDFQNACHADGRDQAMWVIGHVAAGRGIEVLP, encoded by the coding sequence ATGGCCCCGGAGGCTTTGGCGCAGGTTCTGCGTCCTTTACACAACTTATTTCACAACGGCAGCAATCCCCCCCAGCTTTTGGTTGGTCTGGGCGTGGCCGGTGACGATGCGGCCATTTACCAACTTACGCCCAACCAGGCCATCATCAACACCATTGATTTTTTTACGCCGGTGGTTGATGACCCTTACGACTACGGCGTGATTGCCGCGGCCAACGCCATGAGCGACGTTTACGCCATGGGCGGCGAGGTTATATTTGCCTTAAATGTGGGGGCGTTTCCGGCCAGTATGGAACCGGCTATTATCGCCGAGATTTTGCGGGGGGGGGCGGAAAAAGTTATCGAGGCCGGCGGGGTGATTGCCGGCGGCCACACCGTCACCGACGACGAGCCTAAATACGGCTTGGCCGTAACCGGCGTTGTGCATCCAGAGCGATTTTTTACCAAAGGCGGCGCCCAACCAGGCGACGCCCTGGTGCTCACTAAACCCCTTGGCACCGGCGCCATTAGCACCGCCCTTAAGGGCGGTATTGCTAACCCGGCCCATGTGTCTAAAATGATTGAAACAATGAAGCAACTCAATCGCCAGGCATCCCAGGCGGTCCAGGCTGTGGGCAACGTTAAGTCGGCTACCGACATTACCGGCTTTGGCCTGCTGGGCCACGCCCTGGAGATGGCCGAAGCGTCGGCCTGCAAATTTATTTTGGAGATGAACCAGATACCGCTGCTCGACGGCGCAATGGCCTATGCCGCCGATTTCATTTTCCCCGGCGGTATGGCAAACAACAAAATGTATTTTGAAAAACAGGTCACTTTTGCCCCGGCCATTCCCGAACACCAGCAATGGTTGTTGTGGGACCCGCAGACCTCCGGGGGACTGCTCCTGGCCATCCCTGCGGCCCAACTGTCCGATTTTCAAAATGCTTGCCACGCCGACGGACGCGACCAGGCCATGTGGGTTATCGGTCACGTTGCTGCCGGCCGGGGAATAGAGGTGTTGCCCTAA